gtggtgcgcgggcttctcactgcagtggcttctcttgttgcggagcatgggttctaggtgcacgggcttcagtagttgcagcacgtgggctcagtagttgtggctcacgggctctagagcgcaggctcagtagttgcggtgcgcgggcttagttgttccacggcatgtgggatcttcccagaccagggctcgaatccatgtcccctgaattggcaggcggacttttaaccactgcgccaccaaggaagccccgagCCCAttattcttaaaggaaaaattcAACCAGGTATCAGTCCTACTCAGTGACTTTTGATAAAATGTATGGATTTTTCAGACTGTTTTGAGGCTGAGCCATAAAAGCTGATTAACATTGCTTAACTTGGTTTAAAAACAGGGCCAGTCTAACTCTGGAATTCAGCATATGCACGTACACAGCAGCCATTCAACAGGTGTTTTTCATTGAATGAATCAAACGACAAGATGGGTTGCGTCTATATTGAGCCTACTAATCAAGTCTGATAAACTCTCTTTTTTCACAATGAGTGCGCGCTGCCAGGCACTAATTCACCTTGTGCTTTGATATCGCAAACAAACACGAGGCAAGAAGACAGATTCAGACCGTAAAAAGGCTCAAGACTCTGAGACTCACGTTCCCTTCTGACGGAGGCCATGGGGAAAATGTACAAGTGGGATGCTAAACCTCCTTATTTCTTTTGGAGATTATGTCAGCTCCCACAGGACTTATGCTTTCAGAAACCAAAGGGACTTTCCAAAATAGAACAACTcctcagcaaaaaacaaaaaataaaaatgaagcaaccttctcaacatcactaatcattagggagatgcaaatcaaaaccacaatgagatactacctcacacctgtcagaatggctatcatcaaaaagaccacaaataacaaacgctggagaggatgtggagaaaaaggaaccctcgtgcactgttggtgcatgtaaattggtgcagccactatggaaaacagtatggacgttcctcaaaaaaatgaaaaatagaactaccatatcatccaggaattccactcctgggtatagatctgaagaaaacaaaaacactaatttggaaagatatatgcacccctatgttcactgcagcattatgtacaataaccatgatgtggaagcaacctaagttcctattaatagatgaataaagatattgtttatacacacacacagacacacacacacacagagtggaatattactcagccataaaaaagaatgaaagtttgccatctgcaacaacatggatggaattgGACgatattgtgctaagtgaaataagtcagagaaagacaaatactgtatgatatcacttatatgtggaatctagaaaacaaattaacaaacataacagaaatagagtcatagatacagagaacaaatagatGCTTGCCAGAAGGGGCCAGGGGGAGAGAaaataagtgagggagattaaCATGTACAAACtgcaaattacaaaataaatgagtcacgggtatgaaatgtacagtgtggggaatacagtcaacaATTATGTAGCATCTTTGAATAGTGACAgatcataactagacttatcatggtaatcattttgaaatatatagaaatatcgaaTAGCTATGTTGTATATCAGGAACCAAcctagtgttgtaggtcaattatacctcacaaacaaacaaactcttagaaaaagagatcagatttgtggttaccagaggcggggtgtagagggaggagaaattggaggaaggtggtcaagaagtacaaacttccagttaaaagatGAGGAAGTACTACGGACCTAACGTATAAAATGATTAATATCATGAACACTGCTGTGTGTCACACATGAAAGTTGTTAGGAGAGTAAAGTCTAAGAGTTCTCACatgtttttttagaaaaaaacacatgtttttttctatttctttgagtttgtatctatgtgagatgatggatgttcactacaTTTATTGTGGTCATCACCGCATGACGTCTGTAAGTCAAATCGTTATGCTGTACACGTTATACAGTCCTgtgtatcaattatatctcagtaaaactggaagagaaaaaaaagaaacaatcttcATTCCATAGGCGGGCTGCCACCAAATTTTGCAAGAGTATTTAGCAGAAGCATTCCTCTTTTAGTCTTGCTCCATAAATActgaaaacaaggaaaaacacTGCCTAAGACTGAGATTTGGCAAAGGAATCTGATGAAACCCATCGGTTCTGTGCCATAGCGTGACGTCCCTGAAGGCTCCTGGTGATCGTGTGATTATCGAGCTTTCTGCTGTCCTATCTCAGGCCTCATGTGCAAAACATGATTTCTTGTAACTCATACACACTTGTCCACCAATGCAGCAGCATCTCAGGGCCAGAACAGACTATCCCGTTAGAGCCCCACCCAGGCATGCTTTAGTCCCCCACCTACTAAAGCAAACccacagaaaggaaaacaagagcCAGCTATTCTCTTTGCAAAAGAAGTGCCCAAGCGTTTGTGTTTCTGTGGGCTTTTTTCCCCATTAGCTACATTTAACATATGgaaaaactgagacttggagaggtTAAGGAATTTCATCAGTTTAACACATTAAGAGGTGGAGCCAAGGGTTttcgttttgggttttttttttttttcctttacaatggATTTAATGTAAGAAAATGGGACTAGTACACAATTGGGCAAGTGCCCTTGGTTAGGCAGAGCGTGGGATGCCTGAACAAGAGGCAGGATAAAGGTGAGGTGCTTATAAAACGGCACGCCTGTGAAGAGCATGGGTCTAAAGTCAGAAGGTTCTGGGTCCTGGTCCCAGCTGAGTCACTAATGAGTTGTGGGATGGAggtaagtcatttaacttctttgGTTTTAGTTTCCTCACCCAGAGATGGAGACTCATTAATAAAAGCATGCATTACCTACTTCGCAGAGTTACTGAAGAAATCCAATGAATGTGAAAGCTGTTGGAAACTATGAAGGCACACCCAGAAGTCAGGTAACTCCTGTActacgtatatatgtatgtatgaaaaTTAACAGCCACACAACAAATTACATGCATCCATTCTTGATCCAACTAAATGTGTTTCCTCTTACTCATAAAAGGATCAACTGGAATGCGAGACATTTTTGTGAATCAGGATGAACACAGCTCTTGGAGAACGTGCACTGCTGTTCTGAGGACACGGGATCGCAGCCAGGCATCTTTTGGTGCCCTAGGAGAGCCACACAGGCAAATGGACCCACTCCAGGTCTGCAGGGGGTCAAGCCCTAAGCCAATTACTTCAGGTTTACCGGACACTAACAAGGTGCTTGGAGCACCCAGAATACTGAACACGTCGCGAACAGGCAAAAGGAACCACCAACCCACAGGACAACAGATGTGGCCAAGTGTGAGAAATGTGATGGGGACGTAAGTCACATTTAAAGTCACTCCCAGACGCTCCCTTCTACACCCTTCTGGGTTTCGGTAAGCTCTTCCTGCACTCTCACCTGAGGACAGCAGTCAAATACCTTCAACAAATCATCACCCCTCGAGGAAATCCAAACAAGAGACACCAGGACAAATCCCTCGCTGGACAAGCTAGCGCTCTTCCTCGGTGTGCCCCTGGCTGCCCCAGGTCTGCCCTGCAGATCGGAGCCCACTCTGAGGTCGGCTGTTTCTTGCTCACTCTCCCATTTTCTACCCTTTACATTCATCTGTTCTAGAATCTGAATAAATTATTCGAACTCTGGCCAGAAAGAACATCATATGGTTGAATAACAGGATGACCAGAACCACCAAAGAAGATAGTACCTAGAAAGCTCTGCCTGGACTCACAGACCTTGTCAGAAAAGCCAGTGCAGGGGAAGGCGCTCTACAGGGCAAGCCACAGGGATAGCTGACTGCCGATACACAGCACAACGGGGCTCAAACCTTAGTGCGTATCAGAACCAGCCAGTGGGTGCGTGAACACACAGAAACCCAGAATTTCTGAGTCAGTTGCTGATGCTGGTCCAGAGACCACGCTTGAAAACTCTGTCACAGTTAGTGGGCAAGGGCTACCCAGTCTATCATTCTTACTGGGGCAACTTCAGATCCTGATTcatcctcctccaccccccaaacTAAGCCTTAGGAAAACTCATGATAGGAATTAAACAGCTAGCCCTCCTCGTCCTCCCTTCTCCTTGCCCATACATACACCCATGCAGCCACGGATGGAGAGAACAATTGCCAAGCCATTCCCGACAAGTACGTCCTAGGCTGAGTCCCGTTCTCACCTGTGAACTAGATGATTTTGCAAAAGGAGTGAGTTATGCTGCAAAACAGAGGACATGGCGGTGCAGGAAGAGCACTCAGGGGTTCCCCAGGTCCCGTTCCCTGAGCTGGTGCAAGGTCCCTCAGTCCTCAGTGACGGAGCATGCCAGTGGGACGGTGCCAGGGAAACGTTGTGACCTGGTTTTCTCCTCACTCATTTATCCTGACGATCTGCCACAATGCACTGTGATTTCCCGCCGAGAAGTCACTTCATGTCACTAACTGCCACCTCACCGGCCTCACCAACAGCTCAGGGCAAAAGAAAGCAGCGAGTGGCCCTAAACATACTGTGTCTCGGGGGGTGGCACGGCCAATTCCCTCCAGACCGGGATCAGAGGGTTTCTGCCCGGGAAGGGACCATTAGaaacatttctttccttccccaagtTGATTATGTTATATAATACACTATTGCACTAACAGTGGGAGTTACTGCTACaataatattgttttgttttagggaGGGTTAACGGAAGTTCCTACAGAAAGCAGTGTTGTGAATAATATAAACACTCAGTGATAAGAGCCCATCCTACAACTCTCATCTTCTACAGTTCAAATGGGAAAATCTGGCCAATATTCACCACACTCCAGCTTGGACTTTTCTGACTCTGGGACAGGAGAGGTTACATACATTTGGGGCTGCAACTGTGAGCCTAAAAACCAACTTCAGGctaaataaggaaaagaatgaagagtGATTCATTCGCAGCATTTTGGTAAATATACATAGCACGTGTGTTTGCAAATACCTGGCCTTGAAGATGATTTTCTGCACACAAATAGGCATATTTGGTGGAACGAATGTGACTTTGCctcccaagaaaaagaaatccaggtAGCTCTTTCATACATGCAAAACTGCAGTAGTTCCCAGGCTCCGAGTGCCTGATCTGGTGTGAACCCCATGAAGTCTTGTAAGCCAAACTATACTCTCCAAAGCAGTAACACCAATACAATCTCCACTTACCCCGAAGTTAGTAACTGATctcagatataccatgttcaagATACAGACCTCAAGCCCAGACAGCTGTACTCAGAAAATCCTGGAGCAGAAGAAGAGCTCAGCCACTCAGAACACTGCACGATACTAGCTGGGGCCTCAAGAACACTGATTTAAAAATCTTGCTCTCTCCCTACCCCCACAAAATCCACTCATTTGCATGCACAAATGAGGCCACGCAAGAGCTGCCTTCACACCCAACACCGCTGGTGGTTCTAGTGCTCACCTGTTTTCCAGGAGCGTCATGCACACCACCTCTCGCACCCCAGGGTTGTTGGCCTTCTCCACTGAACAGCCCTGCAAGTTCCAGGTGGCCAGCCTCAGCACGGGCCGCCCATCCCTTGTGCCTCCGAAGGCCTCCACCGAAGGCCGAGTGGAGATGATCTGTGTAGGCCCCCCTGGGGGCAGGTCCAGGTCCTCACTCTGCAAGCTCAgcgaggtggggctggggtgaggcTTGGCGGTGAAGGTCAGGCCCCCGTTGGTGTGGGTGGACGGGGGCCTGGACCTCTCGGCAAACACCTGGTGCCGTATCCTGTCCAGGAAGGCGGCACTGACCCCGCCCATCCTTACCAGGTCCTCGACGCTTCGGAAGGGCCCGTGCTCGCGGCGGTAGTCCACGATGCTGACGGCCATCTTCTCCGTGAGGCCGCGCACGCTCATGAGCTGAGCCGGCGTGGCTGTGTTGATGTTGACGCGCGGGGTGAGAGGCACGGCGGTGGCCAGGTGGTGAGGCTGCTGCTCCGCCAGCAGGTCCCGCCTCAGGGAGCTGGGAGAGTGCTGCGCCGAGCTGCCCTTGCTGCTCACGCAGATCTCAAACTTGACCTGCTCCAGCTTGGTGGCACCCACGCCACTGACCAGTGCCAGGTCCTCCACCTTCTTGAAGCCACCGATGTACTCGCGGTACTCCACGATGCTGCGTGCCACCGCACGTGTCACCCCAGGCAGGGTCATCAGCTCCTCCTCCGTGGCCGTGTTGATGTTGAGCCGCTCCTGATTCACCAGGATGTTGCTGAAGTTGCAGGCCGCGCTGAACTTGCGGCTATGGGACAGGTCCGAGGGGTCCCGGGGGATGGAGCGGTGGCAGCCCAGGGTGCTCCCCATGGCCGGCCAGGATCAAGGGGCCAGGAAGGCCTCACCACCACAGAAGAACTCTCTGGCTAGGAAGGAAGCGCAGTAGAGCTCACAGGCACAGAAGGGAAGGTGCAGGATTCAGGGCATGAAATGGTTACCACAGACAAACACTAAATAGCCATGCCCAGCGTGTCCAAATCACCTTTCGCTTGGCCACCtggaaaacaaattaataaacataCAAATCGATTGAGTCAGTTAATCAGTTTGCATTAGCGCTCCCTACCTAGAGCTGGAGTTCTTAGCCAGGAGTCCAGGGCTGATGCCTGTCTGTGAACCTCTGAAAACACACATACAAGAGGGCTGGCCCATGAGGATTTCTGGTGAGGTCCAATTTTTATCACACTGGGGTCCAAAAACGCTATAAGCCGCTTCTCTTGGAAAGGGACCTATCCCCATCAGCCTACACCTCTCGTCCCTGCCTTTCTCAACTCTCCCAGAACTGGGGCCATCTCCCCTGCTTCGGTAGCCCAAATCTGGCACTCAGCGCCACCAGCAACTCTGGAATTCCGTCCTCACTAGTGCGGGCACGGAGAAGGGGTTTATCGCCCCCTACCAGACCCGCCGCCGTTCCGGCGCCCCACCTCTCAGCCGCTCCTCCAGGGCTTCCTCCTTCCACCTGCGGCTCCGAGGCCTGAGGCCAGGACGGCGCTGGCCCGCCGCCTTCAGAGCCAGGGCCCACGCGGGTGCGGGTCAGGGGCGGGCCGCGGGATCCCTCCCACGCCGCCTCGGGCCGCGCGTCCCAGCTCTTTCTGCTGGAGAAACTCTCAAGAGTCTCTCTCCCAGAACCGGCAGGAGCTGCAGGGCTTTGCCGAGGCGGCAGCGGCGGTGAAATCCGGCCGCTGCAGCTGCACCAAGTCTTGCGGCTGCACCAAGTCTTGCGGCTACACCAGGACTCGCTGCGTTGCCGCGGTTGCGTTGATCCAGACAAAAAGTCCTGCCCCCGACTCGAACGCGGGATCCGCAAGAACCGCGTCCACACCCCAGCACCACAGACACTGCTCCCGTTCGCCGTCCGTGTCAAAACCAAAGTCCCGGCCGCAACGCCCGCGCCTCCGCTGGCACCACGGCCACGCCTCCTCCCGAGCGCCAACTCCTCCCCCGGACTCCGGGGCACGTGGGGGCGGGGCCCGAGCGCTAGGCCCGGACCTGGGAGCTCCAAACCCGAGAgcgcgggggcggggccaggacGCGAGGGGGAGGAATGCTGGGCCCAGGAGTGTGAGAGGCTGGCCTGTGCTGGGAGAGGGCTGGCCAGAGcgtgtgggggtggtggtggcacGGGGAGTGCGGAGGCAGGGCCCAGCGGGGAGGGAGCGGCCCCTTGGGCCGCGGAGGCTGGATTTAGAGACTGAAGAGGCGGCGCCGACGCCAGAGGAGCTGCGGCGGGTCAACGCGAGGCTGTGTTCGggtcctctgctcctgaggccgGGTTGCTACCGGGGACCGAGGGCTGGTTGTGCGGGATGGAGGCTTTTTAGCCTCGCCCGGGGCGACACCTGCCCGACTGCTTTTCGGTGGGCTGCACCCAGGGGCGCGGCGGAAGCTACCGGGCCGCCAGCCCGAGTTCAGTCCGTCTTTGGGGCGTGGGGACAGGGCGAGGGCACTCCCAGTGGGGGAGGCACCCCTGCGGGTCAGGGGCCTCGCTTCAGTTCTGAGAACGTTCGAGAGAGGACTGAATGGGATCTTTTTAACTTCTGACCCCCAGTTTCGGCgtcctcttttcttcctgtggAGTATTACCTTTGCCTTGCTTACTGGGAGATGTCCTCAAACAGCTCTAGCAACTCTGTGCTACTAGGAGACGGCGCGCACCACGGATTAGAGATGTGTTCACATAGGTCACATAGCGTTGCTCGTTTGCACGTTTAGCGCACTGAGTAAATATGGATATTTTCTGTAAGTATTAAATCTAGTTATTAAGGAGGAAGAACGTGCTCGTTGGACATGATGGATGCTTCCCAAAATTCAAAAGAGTTTTTGGATACCACTAAATGGTAATTTAAAGATTAAAGAGCCTGCAGCATTACAGTGGATACACGGAGCTAGAGTACTCGATTAAACAAACTGTGTGGTGATACCGTTGAATACTTTGATCCTGGGTATTCAGTGACCTCTGAAGTTTCATCCCCAACCAATGTGACCGGTGCTTCTGCTTTAAATTTCCCAGGCTAGGTCAACAAAAACCAGTTCTCAGGGAACGCAGAGGCACTTCAAATGTGAAATGAGAGCCAGCCAAGGCTTGGCAAAATGCTATCGCCATGCTGACTGTGTATACCGACTGGTCGGGACTCTTAATGGCAAGTGACAGAAATCCAAGTCAAACTAGCTTTGACATAAAAGCTAAGGGATTTCCGGGTTCTTGTGTAGAAAAAGTTAAGGAATAGATCTTACCTATGTCACACGTGAATGCATCGAGCTCAAATGATGTCATCAGGACCTGGTCTGACCCCCTCTACCTCCTCTACTTGCTCCCCAACCCTAGCACTAGGCTACATTATGCCACTTCTTTCCTCCGGTAATCCTGTTGtgataagggggaaaaaagttgtttaacagaaaaatatctttAGAGGAGGAAGAAATCTTGGTTGATCAGAACGCCTTAATGGGCCTTTGTGGCTACGGATGGACAGCCTGGGGGCATTGCTAGTTGGGCTggaacatattttattatttaatccaGAACACTTTGGAGGATAAGATGGGAACTATTAACTTCACTGGCACAACAGGCATCATCTGGTTTTGTTTCCTAGAAACATAAGCATGTGTTCCCCCTTTTAGAAATGAAGCCAAAAGCTGAACTGCTgtgcattaaaacaaacaaaaaccacaacaGGATGGCTAAATTTAAAATGACTGAccataccaaatgctggtgaggctgtggagcGACTGACACCCTCACacgttgctggtgggagtgtgagAAGATACAATGATTTTGGAAATCAGTTTGGCACTTTCTTAAAAAGCTCAACATACATCTAGCACACAAGCCAACAATTCCATCCCTGGGTATTTACCAAAGGGAAATGAAAGCATAAAACCCAAAGTCTTGTACACG
The genomic region above belongs to Lagenorhynchus albirostris chromosome 8, mLagAlb1.1, whole genome shotgun sequence and contains:
- the EEPD1 gene encoding endonuclease/exonuclease/phosphatase family domain-containing protein 1 isoform X2 → MGSTLGCHRSIPRDPSDLSHSRKFSAACNFSNILVNQERLNINTATEEELMTLPGVTRAVARSIVEYREYIGGFKKVEDLALVSGVGATKLEQVKFEICVSSKGSSAQHSPSSLRRDLLAEQQPHHLATAVPLTPRVNINTATPAQLMSVRGLTEKMAVSIVDYRREHGPFRSVEDLVRMGGVSAAFLDRIRHQVFAERSRPPSTHTNGGLTFTAKPHPSPTSLSLQSEDLDLPPGGPTQIISTRPSVEAFGGTRDGRPVLRLATWNLQGCSVEKANNPGVREVVCMTLLENSIKLLAVQELLDREALEKFCTELNQPILPNIRKWKGPRGCWKAVVSEKPTTQLQKGGGFAGFLWDTAAGVELRDATWQESSPGNGHGKPTGPSPYLVRFKVGSHDLTLVNLHLAALTLPGGENPSKSHSDSHCWASFVQTLQETLKETKRMTQEPTLAHSSLGEIRRLHICGVLEARTVSMSLPNHFNQKKAKKR
- the EEPD1 gene encoding endonuclease/exonuclease/phosphatase family domain-containing protein 1 isoform X1, translated to MGSTLGCHRSIPRDPSDLSHSRKFSAACNFSNILVNQERLNINTATEEELMTLPGVTRAVARSIVEYREYIGGFKKVEDLALVSGVGATKLEQVKFEICVSSKGSSAQHSPSSLRRDLLAEQQPHHLATAVPLTPRVNINTATPAQLMSVRGLTEKMAVSIVDYRREHGPFRSVEDLVRMGGVSAAFLDRIRHQVFAERSRPPSTHTNGGLTFTAKPHPSPTSLSLQSEDLDLPPGGPTQIISTRPSVEAFGGTRDGRPVLRLATWNLQGCSVEKANNPGVREVVCMTLLENSIKLLAVQELLDREALEKFCTELNQPILPNIRKWKGPRGCWKAVVSEKPTTQLQKGGGFAGFLWDTAAGVELRDATWQESSPGNGHGKPTGPSPYLVRFKVGSHDLTLVNLHLAALTLPGGENPSKSHSDSHCWASFVQTLQETLKGEKEVIVLGDFGQGPDSSDYDILRKEKFHHLVPAHTFTNISTKNPQGSKTLDNIWISKSLKKVFTGHWAVLREGLTNPWIPDNWSWGGVASEHCPVLGEFYTEKDWNRKEGPRNGNGVTLERSEANIKHER